TATTACGTAGAATATTTTGTTGTTTAATATCATTactacttttaatattttctgttATTAGATCATCATCAATTAAATTAGGATAGGTTATATTATCCTCTTTTTTGAACTCATCTATGCATATTTCTAAGAATTCGTCTTTGTTGTTTTCCCAttctttatttctaaatTCTTCGAGTACTTCCATATGTACTTCTACTATGGTTTTGGTTCTGTCTCTTGTTCGCTTtgataaatttacatttgttgtaagttcatttatttttattttttttataatttcttcatcatcataTATTGTGTGTTCTAAAGGATGATccgtaaaaattttacttttcttgTGAGAAAATGAAGGTACAAGCAATCTCAGAAATTTCACATGTCTTcttcttatcttttttttttttttaaacattccAGTTAAAGCAAACTATagtataagaaaaaattttttataaaataagctattacaataaataaatgtttttcatatttttaaccttttattattatattactttaataaaaagagaaagtataataataattaccaAGCTTATTAAAATAGATGAAGTATATTTATCACTTGGATTTAATGTCGTACCtataattgtattttatacatatatatgtatatattatttagtatagttatttaaaatgtagaaatataagtaaaattagTGATACCTGGAGTATGGGGTATTTGAGGAGGACTATGTGCTAAGGTATATGTCGATGATTTATGAATTGGCTTGGTAATTTCACGACCAGGAGATAATTGTATGTCTTGAAAAGGTGGAGAGGGTAATGCAGTAGTATCTTCTGATACTACATGTACATCTTCAGAACTATTAGCTTCTTCTAATGATGCATCTGCTAAAGATTGTGAATCCTTAGTTTCATTAGTTGAATGATGAATTTCTGAAGCTTCACTTTTAATAAGTTTTGGTGGAGGTTGTGGTGGATTTTGTAGTTCAAGTTCAGTTTGAGCTTCGGGTGAAATTGGCACATCTATTTCTTGTTGTACGTGAGATTTGGGTATAATTTGAGCTGTATTTTGAATTTGAGTTTCtaaaccttttttttctgtttcaaGTAAACCTTCAGTACTTTCTGCTGAATTCGGGGTTATACATTCAGAAAGTTCTTTAAAAGTTTCTTGATTCATTATATCACATGTCGATTCTTTAGTTAGTTTTTTGGTCTTTTTTGCTGGTTCCACTTTGTAACATCTTTCGAAGaggtttttcttttcttcaaATTGCTTCTGCATCTCTTTAATCCATGCATTATATGTTTTGCATTTGTCTAAACATGTATTTTCACATTTACctgagttttttttttttattgtttctaTTACATTCAAATctatacttctttttttacagAAATCctcttctttatattttaattctaaaagttctttatgttctttttttaagaTCATAGGACATCCACCATATTtagttaaatttttaaagtaaTGATTTAGATAAAACTTCAATAACGCTTCCCACATAGTAGGAGATATAGACTTCGGAGGAGACATTTTTCCAATTACATAATCAGCTAATAGTTTGCATTCATttctaaataaatttttgtcCTTCACcgtttttaagaaattagttttattttgtatgtaAGTTCTAATAGTCCTAAATGGTTCTCTGCGGGTTAGCGAATATCCTGACATTCCAGAAAGAGTGAAATGCtgaatttaaaagaattattaaaaaatacctAAGTATTATGTTTTACGTTAATTGCACTGTcacatattttatcataaataaataatttatgtatgaatttaatagtttaaaaaaaaatgaatattaccTTAGGTATACAATTTTCCATAATGACCCTATATTGATGCTCTAGTTCgttgaaaatgaa
The genomic region above belongs to Plasmodium malariae genome assembly, contig: PmUG01_00_8, whole genome shotgun sequence and contains:
- the PmUG01_00024300 gene encoding STP1 protein, producing MENCIPKHFTLSGMSGYSLTRREPFRTIRTYIQNKTNFLKTVKDKNLFRNECKLLADYVIGKMSPPKSISPTMWEALLKFYLNHYFKNLTKYGGCPMILKKEHKELLELKYKEEDFCKKRSIDLNVIETIKKKNSGKCENTCLDKCKTYNAWIKEMQKQFEEKKNLFERCYKVEPAKKTKKLTKESTCDIMNQETFKELSECITPNSAESTEGLLETEKKGLETQIQNTAQIIPKSHVQQEIDVPISPEAQTELELQNPPQPPPKLIKSEASEIHHSTNETKDSQSLADASLEEANSSEDVHVVSEDTTALPSPPFQDIQLSPGREITKPIHKSSTYTLAHSPPQIPHTPEHTIYDDEEIIKKIKINELTTNVNLSKRTRDRTKTIVEVHMEVLEEFRNKEWENNKDEFLEICIDEFKKEDNITYPNLIDDDLITENIKSSNDIKQQNILRNKWIESNRNISEKLKKANWFINLKNEWKKELYYIQEMEELKMKYNNEKHNVLFLQREKDIWKQWISKKAIIIEQYLEQECFNEFSEDFHNISDQYLNENTKNYISLMNIEEFQKKENYVELYKYVKKKLITRLCILVLMTILEECKKEVNFENRESYLDNSINESKKGVYSYKKPVITENIIKYNSNDLEYIKNKEIHAHIGNNTFRNEIENWVK